The Pelodiscus sinensis isolate JC-2024 unplaced genomic scaffold, ASM4963464v1 ctg39, whole genome shotgun sequence genome includes a window with the following:
- the LOC142826431 gene encoding protein MROH8-like, translated as MLSPYRLCPCSLQTLGEPPASAQPTALLLAAVKALPAPALESFRAAEEALRATVSQHSARMERVGDVVGEIFTWLDDVEDPRARRAALGTIALLARAHPRDVVPACVAHAPPWERGARELWKALGEEAQLSRHVLHQLLDKLWKSHREERSRSVSLAVSETGAVT; from the exons atgctcagtccctacaggctctgcccctgttcattgcagaccctcggggagccccctgcctcagcccagcccacagccctgctgctggcagccgtgaaggctctgccggcccccgccctggagagctttcgggcggcggaggaggcgctgagagccaccgtgtcccagcacagcgcccgcatggagcga gtggGAGACGTCGTGGGAGAGATTTTCACCTGGCTGGACGACGTCGAGgaccccagagccagaagagcCGCGCTGggaaccatcgccctgctggctcgcgcccacccccgggacgtggttccagcctgtgtggcccacgcgccgccatgggagag aggtgccagggagctgtggaaggccttgggggaagaagcacagctctcccggcacgtgctgcaccagctgctggacaagctctggaagagccaccgggaggagaggagccgcagcgtgtctctggccgTAAGTGAGACTGGAGCTGTCACGTAG